A DNA window from Impatiens glandulifera chromosome 7, dImpGla2.1, whole genome shotgun sequence contains the following coding sequences:
- the LOC124944962 gene encoding zinc finger CCCH domain-containing protein 55-like isoform X2 — MGESIRRQKSMWDSIEETPQPAPVDDKHDSFTTVHMDHNLKWSDSDANNSAKPKDSRRLSGEHLQGNINKNDEIRNLDRNSHSRRALEGENSDGWGGVMNSSHSPENNRILPNRYKRSRSRSHSRGRGRSRSRSRSRSRGRYRNRDQRSMSRSPLPERRQEPHGGAGFSSQACRDFTSTGKCRRGNQCRFLHDDNSIVQQGGLRIEKDRSERWNRQDGGNSHYQGEKDAPFRNSGSNSALPCREFLKGRCHRGSSCRYPHHDASGETTMGRSHRSSYINEQDDREKPSRNSKQPCKYFMMGKCHKDNCSFSHDAPIHNSFEKKPQDDRWSQPESDTKLSTGGWVDMDRGGLYTDPTIGLFTHGTWEDYVKADVSNWGGPSDVLGLPAGNLSVNAEKLDKAANGNESVSSFSNGISRVAHVEDKRPDAPLAPLVDYANPVNNALGSYSSVIPSPLPRNFPLVKPDTEKKVAESEQNEQVSNFLPSITHILDPEQLPQLYAALNPPNSSIPPMPSFPPITSMDAQPIPTALLRRNYSELESDQKDGSAIRSELLSQVKNNGSDEDENQVVIANTLTGEKNQSVVPVSKEEQDKDGRGNLNVEGKGKETTVNEKDEKALKLFKVSLVELVKEVLKPKWKEGHMSRDSHKTIVKKVVDKVTGSLQGDNIPNTPQKIEQYLSYSKTKISKLAEAYADRLKKGS; from the exons ATGGGTGAAAGCATCCGAAGACAGAAATCTATGTGGGATAGCATTGAGGAGACTCCGCAACCAGCTCCAGTTGATGACAAACATGACAGTTTTACAACTGTTCATATGGATCATAACCTGAAATGGTCTGACTCAGATGCTAATAATTCAGCAAAACCCAAAGATTCAAGGAGGCTATCAGGAGAACACTTGCAAGGAAACATTAACAAGAATGATGAGATTAGAAACTTGGATCGAAATTCACATTCCAGAAGGGCTTTGGAAGGAGAAAATTCTGATGGATGGGGAGGAGTGATGAATTCTAGCCATTCTCCTGAAAACAACAGGATCCTTCCCAATAG GTATAAAAGGAGTCGCAGCCGGAGCCACAGTAGAGGCAGAGGTAGAAGTAGGAGCCGGAGCAGGAGCAGGAGCAGAGGCAGGTACAGGAATAGAGACCAGAGGAGCATGAGTAGAAGTCCACTTCCTGAGCGTAGGCAGGAACCCCATGGTGGGGCTGGATTTTCATCTCAGGCTTGTAGAGACTTTACCTCTACAGGCAAATGCAGGAGAGGAAACCAATGCAGGTTTCTTCACGATGATAATAGCATTGTTCAACAAGGTGGGCTAAGAATTGAGAAAGACCGATCAGAAAGATGGAATAGACAAGATGGTGGAAATAGTCATTATCAGGGAGAGAAGGATGCACCTTTCAGGAATAGTGGCAGTAATTCAGCACTTCCTTGTCGCGAGTTTCTGAAAGGTAGGTGTCATAGGGGTTCGTCATGCCGGTACCCGCACCATGATGCTTCTGGCGAGACCACCATGGGAAGAAGCCATAGAAGTTCGTATATTAATGAACAGGATGATAGGGAGAAGCCAAGCAGAAACAGTAAACAACCATGCAAATACTTCATGATGGGTAAATGCCACAAGGATAATTGCAGTTTCTCCCACGATGCGCCGATTCACAATAGCTTCGAGAAAAAGCCACAAGATGACAGATGGTCGCAACCTGAATCTGATACGAAACTTTCAACTGGTGGTTGGGTGGACATGGATCGTGGAGGATTGTATACCGACCCAACTATTGGACTTTTTACTCATGGTACGTGGGAGGATTACGTAAAAGCGGATGTTTCCAATTGGGGAGGACCATCTGATGTGTTAGGATTACCTGCTGGAAATTTGTCAGTGAATGCTGAAAAGCTTGATAAAGCTGCCAATGGAAATGAAAGTGTGTCTTCCTTTAGTAATGGAATATCTAGGGTTGCTCATGTAGAAGACAAAAGGCCTGATGCCCCATTAGCCCCATTAGTAGACTATGCAAATCCAGTTAATAATGCCTTGGGATCTTACAGCAGCGTGATTCCATCTCCTTTGCCGCGTAATTTCCCACTAGTAAAACCAGACACTGAGAAGAAGGTTGCGGAAAGTGAGCAGAATGAGCAAGTAAGCAATTTTCTACCGTCCATAACCCATATACTTGATCCAGAACAACTTCCTCAACTGTACGCTGCTCTAAATCCCCCAAACTCTTCTATTCCACCGATGCCCTCTTTTCCTCCTATTACCTCCATGGATGCTCAACCAATTCCAACAGCTCTCTTGCGTAGAAATTATAGTGAATTGGAGAGTGACCAAAAAGATGGTTCTGCTATCCGGTCTGAGTTATTAAGCCAAGTTAAGAATAATGGTAGTGATGAGGATGAGAATCAGGTGGTAATAGCAAACACATTGACTGGGGAGAAAAATCAATCTGTAGTTCCAGTTAGCAAGGAAGAGCAAGATAAGGATGGCAGGGGAAATTTAAATGTGGAAGGTAAAGGTAAAGAAACTACTGTTAATGAGAAAGATGAGAAGGCGCTTAAGCTGTTCAAAGTTTCACTTGTGGAATTGGTTAAGGAGGTCTTGAAACCCAAATGGAAAGAAGGTCATATGAGTAGGGACAGTCACAAGACTATTGTGAAAAAGGTTGTTGATAAAGTCACTGGCTCTCTTCAAGGGGATAATATCCCTAATACACCACAGAAGATTGAGCaatacctttcgtactccaagACTAAGATTTCAAAACTGGCTGAG GCATATGCTGATCGATTAAAGAAGGGTTCTTGA
- the LOC124944962 gene encoding zinc finger CCCH domain-containing protein 55-like isoform X1: MIMSYYIPPREGRLLHIAQKKNTMGESIRRQKSMWDSIEETPQPAPVDDKHDSFTTVHMDHNLKWSDSDANNSAKPKDSRRLSGEHLQGNINKNDEIRNLDRNSHSRRALEGENSDGWGGVMNSSHSPENNRILPNRYKRSRSRSHSRGRGRSRSRSRSRSRGRYRNRDQRSMSRSPLPERRQEPHGGAGFSSQACRDFTSTGKCRRGNQCRFLHDDNSIVQQGGLRIEKDRSERWNRQDGGNSHYQGEKDAPFRNSGSNSALPCREFLKGRCHRGSSCRYPHHDASGETTMGRSHRSSYINEQDDREKPSRNSKQPCKYFMMGKCHKDNCSFSHDAPIHNSFEKKPQDDRWSQPESDTKLSTGGWVDMDRGGLYTDPTIGLFTHGTWEDYVKADVSNWGGPSDVLGLPAGNLSVNAEKLDKAANGNESVSSFSNGISRVAHVEDKRPDAPLAPLVDYANPVNNALGSYSSVIPSPLPRNFPLVKPDTEKKVAESEQNEQVSNFLPSITHILDPEQLPQLYAALNPPNSSIPPMPSFPPITSMDAQPIPTALLRRNYSELESDQKDGSAIRSELLSQVKNNGSDEDENQVVIANTLTGEKNQSVVPVSKEEQDKDGRGNLNVEGKGKETTVNEKDEKALKLFKVSLVELVKEVLKPKWKEGHMSRDSHKTIVKKVVDKVTGSLQGDNIPNTPQKIEQYLSYSKTKISKLAEAYADRLKKGS, translated from the exons ATGATTAT GTCATACTACATTCCCCCGAGAGAAGGTAGGCTGTTGCATATTGCTCAAAAGAAAAACACAATGGGTGAAAGCATCCGAAGACAGAAATCTATGTGGGATAGCATTGAGGAGACTCCGCAACCAGCTCCAGTTGATGACAAACATGACAGTTTTACAACTGTTCATATGGATCATAACCTGAAATGGTCTGACTCAGATGCTAATAATTCAGCAAAACCCAAAGATTCAAGGAGGCTATCAGGAGAACACTTGCAAGGAAACATTAACAAGAATGATGAGATTAGAAACTTGGATCGAAATTCACATTCCAGAAGGGCTTTGGAAGGAGAAAATTCTGATGGATGGGGAGGAGTGATGAATTCTAGCCATTCTCCTGAAAACAACAGGATCCTTCCCAATAG GTATAAAAGGAGTCGCAGCCGGAGCCACAGTAGAGGCAGAGGTAGAAGTAGGAGCCGGAGCAGGAGCAGGAGCAGAGGCAGGTACAGGAATAGAGACCAGAGGAGCATGAGTAGAAGTCCACTTCCTGAGCGTAGGCAGGAACCCCATGGTGGGGCTGGATTTTCATCTCAGGCTTGTAGAGACTTTACCTCTACAGGCAAATGCAGGAGAGGAAACCAATGCAGGTTTCTTCACGATGATAATAGCATTGTTCAACAAGGTGGGCTAAGAATTGAGAAAGACCGATCAGAAAGATGGAATAGACAAGATGGTGGAAATAGTCATTATCAGGGAGAGAAGGATGCACCTTTCAGGAATAGTGGCAGTAATTCAGCACTTCCTTGTCGCGAGTTTCTGAAAGGTAGGTGTCATAGGGGTTCGTCATGCCGGTACCCGCACCATGATGCTTCTGGCGAGACCACCATGGGAAGAAGCCATAGAAGTTCGTATATTAATGAACAGGATGATAGGGAGAAGCCAAGCAGAAACAGTAAACAACCATGCAAATACTTCATGATGGGTAAATGCCACAAGGATAATTGCAGTTTCTCCCACGATGCGCCGATTCACAATAGCTTCGAGAAAAAGCCACAAGATGACAGATGGTCGCAACCTGAATCTGATACGAAACTTTCAACTGGTGGTTGGGTGGACATGGATCGTGGAGGATTGTATACCGACCCAACTATTGGACTTTTTACTCATGGTACGTGGGAGGATTACGTAAAAGCGGATGTTTCCAATTGGGGAGGACCATCTGATGTGTTAGGATTACCTGCTGGAAATTTGTCAGTGAATGCTGAAAAGCTTGATAAAGCTGCCAATGGAAATGAAAGTGTGTCTTCCTTTAGTAATGGAATATCTAGGGTTGCTCATGTAGAAGACAAAAGGCCTGATGCCCCATTAGCCCCATTAGTAGACTATGCAAATCCAGTTAATAATGCCTTGGGATCTTACAGCAGCGTGATTCCATCTCCTTTGCCGCGTAATTTCCCACTAGTAAAACCAGACACTGAGAAGAAGGTTGCGGAAAGTGAGCAGAATGAGCAAGTAAGCAATTTTCTACCGTCCATAACCCATATACTTGATCCAGAACAACTTCCTCAACTGTACGCTGCTCTAAATCCCCCAAACTCTTCTATTCCACCGATGCCCTCTTTTCCTCCTATTACCTCCATGGATGCTCAACCAATTCCAACAGCTCTCTTGCGTAGAAATTATAGTGAATTGGAGAGTGACCAAAAAGATGGTTCTGCTATCCGGTCTGAGTTATTAAGCCAAGTTAAGAATAATGGTAGTGATGAGGATGAGAATCAGGTGGTAATAGCAAACACATTGACTGGGGAGAAAAATCAATCTGTAGTTCCAGTTAGCAAGGAAGAGCAAGATAAGGATGGCAGGGGAAATTTAAATGTGGAAGGTAAAGGTAAAGAAACTACTGTTAATGAGAAAGATGAGAAGGCGCTTAAGCTGTTCAAAGTTTCACTTGTGGAATTGGTTAAGGAGGTCTTGAAACCCAAATGGAAAGAAGGTCATATGAGTAGGGACAGTCACAAGACTATTGTGAAAAAGGTTGTTGATAAAGTCACTGGCTCTCTTCAAGGGGATAATATCCCTAATACACCACAGAAGATTGAGCaatacctttcgtactccaagACTAAGATTTCAAAACTGGCTGAG GCATATGCTGATCGATTAAAGAAGGGTTCTTGA
- the LOC124909917 gene encoding peroxidase 43-like: MHINNCYGASNTESEDTNLRVGFYSTTCPMAESIVSNVVRNASISNHRIAAILLRLHFHDCFVEGCDGSILIDNGINSEKNAFGHQGVEGFNEIQIAKSLIESECPGIVSCADIVALAARDALFLSKFGVRYDVPTGRRDGLVSNISLAGIMPEVDESIESIKSKFISKGFTAKELVILSGAHSIGTTACFFMPKRLYNFTNKNDPDPSINKAFLSELQFLCPINGDVNARIPLDMVSSHVMDDQILRNIQNGFAVIASDARLYDESETKQVIDSYSSLIYGSSSSFMEDFTAAIVKMGKLGVKTGLNGEIRKQCNSFN, encoded by the exons ATGCATATCAACAACTGTTATGGAGCTTCCAATACAGAATCAGAAGATACTAATTTAAGGGTGGGATTCTATTCTACAACATGTCCAATGGCTGAATCCATTGTCTCTAATGTTGTTCGAAATGCATCTATTTCTAACCATAGAATCGCTGCCATCTTGCTCAGACTTCATTTCCATGACTGCTTTGTTGAG GGTTGTGATGGGTCAATTCTTATAGATAATGGGATAAACTCTGAAAAAAATGCATTCGGCCATCAAGGTGTTGAAGGATTTAATGAGATTCAAATAGCCAAATCTCTGATTGAATCTGAATGTCCTGGGATTGTTTCTTGTGCTGATATTGTTGCTCTTGCTGCTAGAGATGCTCTGTTCTTG AGTAAATTTGGAGTAAGGTATGATGTTCCAACGGGAAGAAGAGATGGGCTTGTTTCAAATATATCTCTGGCTGGAATCATGCCGGAGGttgatgaatctattgaaaGCATCAAGTCCAAGTTCATCAGTAAGGGTTTCACTGCTAAAGAACTAGTCATCCTCTCTG gtgcGCATTCTATTGGAACCACGGCTTGTTTCTTCATGCCCAAACGTCTATACAATTTCACTAACAAGAACGACCCGGATCCGAGTATAAACAAGGCATTTCTTTCGGAGCTCCAATTTCTCTGCCCAATTAACGGCGACGTTAACGCTCGGATCCCGTTGGACATGGTGAGCAGTCACGTGATGGATGATCAGATActtcgaaacatacaaaatgGGTTCGCCGTCATCGCCTCAGACGCGCGATTATACGATGAAAGTGAAACCAAACAGGTCATAGATTCGTATTCGAGCTTGATTTATGGATCTTCGTCTTCATTTATGGAAGATTTTACAGCCGCCATTGTTAAGATGGGGAAGTTAGGAGTCAAAACTGGATTAAATGGTGAGATAAGAAAGCAATGTAATTCCTttaattaa
- the LOC124910517 gene encoding glycolipid transfer protein 3-like yields MKRRRDTENDTEIRYAIGELSMILIKVSKSDLDHDHDHDQDQDHVQSTDDHCSVSDMIIPTKPFLSVCTLILQVLDKIGPTMAVLRLDMEQNIQKLEKKLESEPLLYSNLTELLKMEATEKIAKENTSCSRALLWLTRSLDFSIALLQLLVKDMKTNIDEAVEEAYTLTLKPWHGWISSTAYRIAIKLVPDNETLIDILSSKGGDRDLLKEEMKSYISLLSPFLEQIHSVLV; encoded by the exons ATGAAGAGAAGAAGAGATACAGAGAATGATACAGAAATAAGATACGCCATTGGAGAACTGTCCATGATCTTGATCAAAGTATCAAAATCTGAtcttgatcatgatcatgatcatgatcaagaTCAAGATCATGTTCAATCCACCGATGATCACTGCTCTGTTTCGGACATGATCATCCCCACCAAGCCTTTTCTCTCTGTCTGCACTTTAATCCTTCAAGTTCTTG ATAAGATTGGGCCAACAATGGCGGTTCTCAGGCTAGACATGGAACAGAACATCCAG AAATTGGAAAAGAAACTCGAATCAGAGCCATTACTCTACTCAAATTTGACTGAATTGCTGAAAATGGAAGCAACTGAGAAAATTGCCAAGGAGAATACAAGTTGTAGTAGAGCTCTCTTATGGCTCACCAG GTCACTAGACTTTTCAATAGCTCTATTACAATTACTAGTGAAGGATATGAAAACAAACATTGACGAGGCTGTAGAAGAGGCATATACTCTAACTTTAAAGCCATGGCATGGATGGATTTCTTCAACTGCTTATAGGATAGCGATAAAACTTGTGCCCGATAACGAAACATTGATAGACATACTCTCGTCCAAGGGAGGAGATCGCGATTTGCTTAAGGAAGAGATGAAATCTTATATCTCCTTGTTGTCTCCGTTTCTTGAACAGATTCACTCCGTCTTGGTATAA